The Candidatus Zixiibacteriota bacterium genomic sequence CTGACTTATCACCTGCGCGACATACTCAAAAACGGTTGGAATAATGCTTAAGCACGAAAAATCGAAAGAACTTTACAATAGAGCGTTGAAAAGCCTCAGCGGCGGGGTCAATTCCCCGGTGCGGGCATTCAAGGCGGTTGGCGGGACGCCCATTTATATGGAGCGGGGCGAGGGCGCCTATGTTTATGATGTAGATGGTAATCGGTATCTCGATTTTTGCTGCTCATGGGGGCCGCTGATACTGGGGCATGCGCACCCCGATATAATAAGAGAGATCGGCCAGACGGCTCGTCACGGCACCAGCTTCGGCACCGTGCACGAAAACGAAATCTTGCTGGCCGAAAAGATAAAGAGTTTATGCCCTCATATCGAGCTTCTGCGCTTTGTCTCCTCGGGGACAGAAGCGGTCATGTCGGCACTGCGCCTGGCGCGGGCTTTCACGAAACGGGATAAGATTGTCAAGTTCACCGGCTGTTACCACGGCCACTCCGATTACCTTCTGGCCTCAGCCGGCTCCGGCCTGGCCACGCTCGGTATCCCGGCCTCGGCCGGTGTCCCTGAAGATTTTGCCAAACATACGCTGGTTGTACCGCTGAACGAAATCGACAGTGTCGAAGAGATTTTCAAGAAATATGGTGCGGAAATCGCGGCGGTAATAATTGAACCGGTTCCGGCCAATAACGGCCTTCTTCTGCAATCGCGAAGTTACCTCGGCTTCTTAAGAGAAATCACCCGTGAGTACGGGTCGCTTCTGATATTTGATGAGGTCATCTCCGGTTTTCGGGTGGCACCGGGCGGC encodes the following:
- the hemL gene encoding glutamate-1-semialdehyde 2,1-aminomutase; the protein is MLKHEKSKELYNRALKSLSGGVNSPVRAFKAVGGTPIYMERGEGAYVYDVDGNRYLDFCCSWGPLILGHAHPDIIREIGQTARHGTSFGTVHENEILLAEKIKSLCPHIELLRFVSSGTEAVMSALRLARAFTKRDKIVKFTGCYHGHSDYLLASAGSGLATLGIPASAGVPEDFAKHTLVVPLNEIDSVEEIFKKYGAEIAAVIIEPVPANNGLLLQSRSYLGFLREITREYGSLLIFDEVISGFRVAPGGASEYFGLIPDLSTYGKVVGGGLPVGAFGGRVDIMEMLAPLGPVYQAGTLSGNPLALASGLATLRHLEANDSWQKLDMETREFVQSIRKAIKGIPVNITTIGSIFWINLQPTTATKAEEILPENARMYATLFSQALESGLYLAPSTYEVGFISTAHSHEALSEAAEKLSGIIKSLF